Below is a window of Christensenella minuta DNA.
GGCGGGTATTCCGTCGGTGGTGTATGGCCTCTTGGGGATGATTATTCTTGTCCCGCAGATATCGAAACTGGAAACGCTTTTGTATGCAAACGACCCGACGCACATTTTTACGGGCGGGGCAAACCTTTTATCCGGAATTATCGTGCTCACCATTATGATTTTGCCCACCGTCGTCAATATCAGCATCACATCATTAAAAGCGGTCCCGCAGGAATATAAGGAAGCGTCGCTCGCAATGGGAGCGACCAAAATGCAGACAATCTTCAGGGTTCAGATTCCGGCGGCAAAATCCGGAATCATCACGGGTATCGTGCTCGGCATCGGGCGGGCGCTCGGCGAAGCGATGGCGATTATCCTCGTCTCCGGCAATGTGGCCAACATGCCCGCGCTCTTCAACAGCGTCCGTTTTCTCACGACGGGTATCGTATCAGAAATGAGTTACGCATCCGGCCTGCACCGGGAAGCCCTGTTCAGTATCGGCCTTGTATTGTTTATTTTCATCATGGTTATCAACGTCATCCTCAACACACTTTTGAAAAAGGAGGCCGCGGCCAATGAAAAGTAGTGCGGAAAAACTTTCCAATGACATCAGCCTGATGAAAAAGAAGCGCCGCCCTAAGGATGCGGCGCAAAAATTCGCCATTTATGCCTGCGCGATCCTCACGGTTGTGATTCTGTTTTACCTGCTGGTTTATATCATGGTGCGCGGGCTTCCGAATGTGAACTGGGAATTTCTTTCTACAGCGCCCTCGGCGCTCAATAAGACGATAGGGATACTTCCCAGTATCCTTAATACGCTTTATATGATCGGGATCACGCTTCTAATCGCAACGCCGATCGGAGTGGGCGCAGCCATTTTCCTCAACGAATACGCGAAGCGCGGGAAGATCGTTAAGATCATCGAATTTACGACGGAGACACTGGCGGGAATACCTTCCGTATTATTCGGCCTGTTCGGGGCAATGTTTTTCGGGGTGACGCTGGCCCTCGGATATTCGATTATTGCGGGTGCGCTGACCCTCGTACTGATGATCCTGCCGATCATTGTGCGGACGACACAGGAAGCTTTGAAAACAGTACCCAACGAATACCGGGAGGGCGCCCTTGGAGTTGGAACGACCAAATGGCATATGATCCGTACGATCATCCTGCCCGGCGCGCTGCCCGGGATCATCACGGCAGTAATCCTTGCCGTCGGCAGGATCGTGGGCGAATCGGCCGCGCTGCTTTTTACGTCTGGAATTGGCACCAACATGCCGGCAAACTTTTTCG
It encodes the following:
- the pstC gene encoding phosphate ABC transporter permease subunit PstC; the protein is MNASMTIIGGRKSKTILEQAMKGIFIGCGLFAIVAVLIITIYMIVSGAPAMFTIGLKDFLFGTEWAPTAADPKFGILPMILTSLVGTGITILIGVPIALMAAVFVSEVAHKKVAGVVKPAIELLAGIPSVVYGLLGMIILVPQISKLETLLYANDPTHIFTGGANLLSGIIVLTIMILPTVVNISITSLKAVPQEYKEASLAMGATKMQTIFRVQIPAAKSGIITGIVLGIGRALGEAMAIILVSGNVANMPALFNSVRFLTTGIVSEMSYASGLHREALFSIGLVLFIFIMVINVILNTLLKKEAAANEK
- the pstA gene encoding phosphate ABC transporter permease PstA, which codes for MKSSAEKLSNDISLMKKKRRPKDAAQKFAIYACAILTVVILFYLLVYIMVRGLPNVNWEFLSTAPSALNKTIGILPSILNTLYMIGITLLIATPIGVGAAIFLNEYAKRGKIVKIIEFTTETLAGIPSVLFGLFGAMFFGVTLALGYSIIAGALTLVLMILPIIVRTTQEALKTVPNEYREGALGVGTTKWHMIRTIILPGALPGIITAVILAVGRIVGESAALLFTSGIGTNMPANFFGHMTESGATLTVQLYTYAAKGQNEPAFGIAAVLVIIVLVINLLTNYLSKRFGNKNK